A genomic region of Candidatus Pseudomonas phytovorans contains the following coding sequences:
- a CDS encoding FecR domain-containing protein: MNPSEPVDPIERKAADWVMKHRQGRLGPAEQAAYRRWLEADPRHAAVAQRLDRAWQASAALRQGYVRPPRPARAAGPLGWLHAVWQRPWACGGALGGLAMACWLWLAPPFWVQGLGADYQTGYGEVRHVTLGDGSKLVLGSRSILSVAYDGQRRTVRLTRGEAVFSPSPVGETEPRPFTVSTPGANITARGTRYLVAVDKDDRSGWVGVLQHSVEINLVSRGLDDASASAVLQQGDSLYFGPHTGLKPLEQSPEELASWQEGRVVLRQQTLAQAVEQLGRYRTGLTLVRGEALRRLPVTAVARVDHVDDALKQLARQAHARVLEVPGALLIY; encoded by the coding sequence GTGAACCCCTCAGAACCTGTTGACCCGATCGAGCGCAAGGCCGCCGATTGGGTCATGAAACACCGTCAAGGTCGCCTCGGCCCCGCCGAGCAAGCGGCCTATCGGCGTTGGCTGGAAGCCGACCCCCGGCATGCTGCGGTCGCTCAGCGCCTTGACCGCGCCTGGCAGGCCAGTGCAGCGCTGCGCCAGGGCTATGTGCGGCCACCGCGCCCGGCCCGTGCTGCCGGGCCGCTGGGCTGGCTACACGCTGTATGGCAGCGGCCCTGGGCCTGTGGTGGCGCACTTGGCGGATTGGCGATGGCCTGTTGGTTGTGGCTGGCGCCGCCATTCTGGGTGCAGGGCCTGGGCGCCGACTACCAGACGGGGTATGGCGAAGTGCGCCATGTCACGTTGGGCGATGGTAGCAAGCTTGTACTGGGCAGCCGCAGCATCCTCAGCGTTGCCTATGACGGCCAGCGCCGCACGGTGCGCCTCACACGCGGCGAGGCTGTCTTCAGTCCTTCACCCGTGGGTGAAACGGAGCCGCGCCCCTTCACCGTCAGCACGCCGGGGGCAAACATCACCGCCCGCGGCACTCGATACCTGGTTGCGGTCGACAAGGATGACCGCTCTGGCTGGGTCGGCGTGCTGCAGCACAGCGTCGAAATCAACCTGGTCTCCCGTGGTCTTGACGATGCGTCGGCGTCTGCCGTGCTGCAGCAAGGCGACAGCCTGTACTTCGGCCCGCATACCGGGCTCAAGCCCCTGGAGCAATCCCCGGAAGAACTCGCCAGCTGGCAGGAGGGCAGGGTGGTGCTGCGCCAGCAGACCTTGGCCCAGGCCGTCGAGCAGTTGGGGCGTTATCGCACCGGGTTGACGCTGGTGCGCGGCGAAGCGCTGCGGCGCCTGCCGGTGACGGCCGTGGCGCGGGTCGACCATGTCGATGACGCCCTCAAGCAGTTGGCCAGGCAGGCACATGCCCGGGTATTGGAGGTTCCAGGCGCATTGCTGATTTATTGA
- a CDS encoding RNA polymerase sigma factor yields the protein MLEQLFNEHASTLHRYLLRKNCTPSLASDIVQETFLRLAQMDGVERLLATPAYLFRVAHNLMIDHHRRYGSKRYEAESASIFDGLIDEASSPEDQALGALELERLHATLELLPERTRNVFLLCRVEGMTHKEAAEYLRISTSSVQKHLASALARIGRGLEPDQ from the coding sequence GTGCTGGAACAACTCTTCAACGAACACGCCTCCACCTTGCACCGCTATCTGCTGCGCAAGAACTGCACGCCAAGCCTGGCGTCGGACATCGTCCAGGAAACCTTCCTGCGGTTGGCGCAGATGGATGGCGTAGAGCGGTTGCTCGCGACCCCGGCCTATCTGTTCCGCGTTGCCCACAACCTGATGATCGACCATCATCGCCGTTACGGCAGCAAGCGCTACGAAGCGGAGTCTGCGAGTATCTTCGATGGCTTGATCGATGAAGCCAGTTCGCCAGAGGACCAGGCCCTGGGTGCCCTGGAACTGGAACGCCTGCACGCAACCCTTGAGCTGCTGCCCGAGCGCACGCGCAACGTGTTCCTGCTGTGCCGGGTAGAAGGTATGACACACAAAGAGGCCGCCGAGTATTTACGGATTTCCACCAGCTCTGTACAAAAACACTTGGCCAGCGCATTGGCCAGGATTGGGCGAGGGCTTGAACCTGACCAGTAG
- the asd gene encoding aspartate-semialdehyde dehydrogenase encodes MKRVGLIGWRGMVGSVLMQRMLEEQDFDLIEPVFFTTSNVGGQGPNVGKDTAPLKDAYSIEELKTLDVILTCQGGDYTNEVFPKLREAGWQGYWIDAASSLRMQDDAVIVLDPVNRKVIDQQLDAGTKNYIGGNCTVSLMLMGLGGLFEAGLVEWMSAMTYQAASGAGAQNMRELIKQMGATHAAVADDLANPASAILDIDRKVAESMRSDAFPTENFGVPLAGSLIPWIDKELPNGQSREEWKAQAETNKILGRFKSPIPVDGICVRIGAMRCHSQALTIKLNKDVPIADIEGMISQHNPWVKLVPNQREISMQELTPTKVTGTLNIPVGRLRKLNMGSQYLGAFTVGDQLLWGAAEPLRRMLRILLER; translated from the coding sequence ATGAAACGTGTAGGTCTGATCGGTTGGCGCGGTATGGTCGGTTCCGTGCTCATGCAGCGGATGCTGGAGGAGCAGGATTTCGACCTTATCGAGCCGGTGTTCTTTACCACCTCCAATGTTGGCGGCCAGGGCCCGAACGTGGGCAAGGATACAGCGCCACTCAAGGACGCTTATTCGATTGAAGAACTCAAGACCCTCGACGTGATCCTGACCTGCCAGGGCGGCGACTACACCAACGAGGTCTTCCCCAAGCTGCGTGAAGCCGGCTGGCAGGGTTACTGGATCGATGCTGCCTCGTCCCTGCGCATGCAGGATGACGCCGTGATCGTTCTCGACCCGGTCAACCGCAAGGTCATCGACCAGCAGCTGGACGCCGGTACCAAGAACTACATCGGCGGCAACTGCACCGTCAGCCTGATGCTGATGGGCCTGGGTGGCCTGTTCGAAGCCGGCCTGGTCGAGTGGATGAGCGCCATGACCTACCAGGCGGCCTCGGGTGCCGGCGCGCAGAACATGCGTGAGCTGATCAAGCAGATGGGTGCCACCCACGCCGCCGTTGCCGATGACCTGGCCAACCCGGCCAGCGCCATCCTCGACATCGACCGCAAGGTTGCCGAGAGCATGCGCAGCGACGCCTTCCCGACCGAGAACTTTGGCGTGCCGCTGGCAGGCAGCCTGATCCCATGGATCGACAAGGAACTGCCGAACGGCCAGAGCCGTGAAGAGTGGAAGGCCCAGGCCGAGACCAACAAGATCCTCGGCCGCTTCAAGAGCCCGATCCCGGTCGACGGCATCTGCGTGCGCATCGGCGCCATGCGTTGCCACAGCCAGGCGCTGACCATCAAGCTGAACAAGGACGTGCCGATCGCCGACATCGAAGGCATGATCAGCCAGCACAACCCTTGGGTGAAGCTGGTGCCGAACCAGCGTGAAATCAGCATGCAGGAGCTGACCCCAACCAAGGTCACCGGCACCCTGAACATCCCGGTTGGCCGCCTGCGCAAGCTGAACATGGGCTCGCAGTACCTGGGCGCCTTCACCGTGGGTGACCAACTGCTGTGGGGCGCGGCCGAACCGCTGCGCCGCATGCTGCGGATCCTGCTGGAGCGTTGA
- the leuB gene encoding 3-isopropylmalate dehydrogenase, with protein sequence MSKQILILPGDGIGPEIMAEAVKVLELANDKFQLGFSLAHDVIGGAAIDKHGVPLADETLERARNADAVLLGAVGGPKWDKIERDIRPERGLLKIRSQLGLFANLRPAILYPQLADASSLKPEIVAGLDILIVRELTGGIYFGAPRGQRELEGGERQAYDTLPYSEGEVRRIARVGFDMARVRGKKLCSVDKANVLASSQLWREVVEDVAKDYPDVELSHMYVDNAAMQLVRAPKQFDVMVTDNMFGDILSDEASMLTGSIGMLPSASLDADNKGMYEPCHGSAPDIAGLGIANPLATILSVSMMLRYSFNQSAAAEAIEKAVSLVLDQGLRTGDIFSEGCRKVGTQEMGDAVVAALRNL encoded by the coding sequence ATGAGCAAGCAGATTCTGATTCTCCCAGGTGACGGTATCGGCCCGGAAATCATGGCCGAAGCGGTCAAGGTGCTGGAGCTGGCCAACGACAAGTTCCAGCTCGGTTTCAGCCTGGCGCACGACGTGATCGGTGGCGCTGCCATCGACAAGCATGGTGTGCCGCTGGCCGACGAAACCCTGGAGCGCGCGCGCAACGCCGATGCTGTGCTGCTGGGCGCCGTGGGTGGCCCGAAGTGGGACAAGATCGAGCGTGACATCCGCCCGGAGCGCGGCCTGCTGAAGATCCGTTCGCAACTGGGCCTGTTCGCCAACCTGCGCCCGGCCATCCTCTACCCGCAACTGGCCGATGCCTCGTCGCTCAAGCCGGAAATCGTCGCCGGCCTGGACATCCTCATCGTCCGTGAGCTGACCGGCGGGATCTATTTCGGTGCCCCGCGTGGCCAGCGCGAGCTGGAAGGTGGCGAGCGCCAGGCCTACGACACCCTGCCGTACAGCGAAGGCGAAGTGCGCCGCATTGCCCGTGTCGGCTTCGACATGGCCCGCGTGCGTGGCAAGAAGCTGTGCTCGGTGGACAAGGCCAACGTCCTGGCGTCCAGCCAGCTGTGGCGTGAAGTGGTCGAAGACGTGGCCAAGGACTACCCGGATGTCGAACTGAGCCACATGTACGTCGACAACGCGGCCATGCAGCTGGTGCGTGCGCCCAAGCAGTTCGACGTGATGGTGACCGACAACATGTTCGGTGACATTCTGTCGGATGAAGCTTCCATGCTGACCGGTTCCATCGGCATGCTGCCTTCTGCGTCGCTGGATGCCGACAACAAGGGCATGTACGAGCCGTGCCACGGCTCGGCACCGGACATCGCTGGCCTCGGCATCGCCAACCCGCTGGCGACCATCCTGTCGGTGTCGATGATGCTGCGTTACAGCTTCAATCAGTCGGCTGCCGCCGAGGCGATCGAGAAGGCCGTGAGCCTGGTTCTGGACCAGGGTTTGCGTACCGGCGACATCTTCTCGGAAGGCTGCCGCAAAGTGGGTACGCAGGAAATGGGCGACGCAGTAGTCGCAGCGCTGCGGAATCTGTAA
- a CDS encoding methyltransferase domain-containing protein has product MTNTQHTDVVQRQFGEQASAYLSSAVHAQGSEFALLQAELAGQGAARVLDLGCGAGHVSFHVAPLVAEVVAYDLSHSMLDVVASAAAERGMANITTERGAAERLPFADASFEFVFSRYSAHHWSDLGLALREVRRVLKPGGVAAFIDVMSPGSPLLDTYLQTVEVLRDTSHVRDYSAAEWQRQVSEAGLHVRSHTRQPLRLEFTSWVERMRTPEPMRVAIRQLQQAMGEEVRQYYQIEADGSFSTDVLVLWAER; this is encoded by the coding sequence ATGACCAACACCCAGCACACCGATGTGGTCCAACGCCAGTTCGGCGAACAGGCCAGCGCCTACCTCAGCAGCGCCGTGCACGCCCAGGGCAGTGAATTCGCCCTGCTGCAGGCCGAGCTGGCGGGGCAGGGTGCTGCCCGCGTGCTGGACCTGGGCTGCGGTGCCGGTCATGTCAGTTTCCACGTCGCCCCGCTGGTGGCTGAAGTGGTCGCCTACGACCTTTCGCATTCCATGCTCGACGTGGTCGCCAGCGCCGCCGCCGAGCGTGGCATGGCCAATATCACCACCGAGCGCGGCGCCGCCGAACGCCTGCCGTTCGCCGACGCTTCGTTCGAGTTCGTCTTCAGCCGCTACTCGGCCCACCACTGGAGCGACCTGGGCCTGGCCCTGCGCGAGGTGCGCCGGGTGCTCAAGCCAGGTGGCGTGGCGGCGTTCATCGACGTGATGTCGCCGGGCAGCCCGCTGCTCGACACCTACCTGCAAACGGTCGAAGTGCTGCGCGACACCAGCCATGTGCGCGACTACTCCGCCGCCGAATGGCAGCGCCAGGTCAGCGAAGCCGGCCTGCATGTGCGCAGCCACACGCGCCAGCCACTGCGCCTGGAGTTCACCAGCTGGGTCGAGCGTATGCGTACCCCAGAGCCGATGCGCGTGGCCATCCGCCAATTGCAGCAAGCCATGGGTGAAGAAGTACGGCAGTATTACCAGATCGAGGCCGACGGCTCGTTCAGCACGGATGTGCTGGTGTTGTGGGCCGAGCGTTAA
- the leuD gene encoding 3-isopropylmalate dehydratase small subunit, whose product MKAFTQHTGLVAPLDRANVDTDQIIPKQFLKSIKRTGFGPNLFDEWRYLDVGQPYQDNSKRPLNTEFVLNHERYQGASVLLARENFGCGSSREHAPWALDEYGFRSVIAPSFADIFFNNSFKNGLLPIILSDEEVDELFKQVEANPGYQLTIDLQAQAVTRPDGKVLHFEIDAFRKHCLLNGLDDIGLTLQDGDAIKAFEGKHRAGQPWLFRDA is encoded by the coding sequence ATGAAAGCCTTTACCCAGCACACTGGCCTCGTCGCGCCGTTGGACCGTGCCAACGTCGACACCGACCAGATCATCCCCAAGCAGTTTTTGAAGTCGATCAAGCGCACCGGCTTTGGCCCTAACCTGTTCGACGAATGGCGTTACCTGGATGTGGGCCAGCCTTACCAGGACAACAGCAAGCGCCCGTTGAACACCGAGTTCGTGCTCAACCACGAACGCTACCAGGGTGCCAGCGTGTTGCTGGCGCGGGAGAACTTCGGTTGCGGCTCCAGCCGTGAGCACGCCCCGTGGGCGCTGGACGAGTATGGCTTTCGCAGCGTGATCGCGCCGAGCTTTGCCGACATCTTCTTCAACAACAGCTTCAAGAACGGCTTGCTGCCGATCATCCTCAGCGATGAGGAAGTGGACGAGCTGTTCAAGCAGGTCGAAGCCAACCCCGGCTACCAGCTGACCATCGACCTGCAAGCGCAGGCGGTGACCCGCCCGGATGGCAAGGTGTTGCACTTCGAGATCGATGCGTTCCGCAAGCACTGCCTGCTCAACGGCCTGGACGACATCGGCCTGACCTTGCAGGACGGCGATGCGATCAAGGCCTTCGAAGGCAAGCACCGCGCCGGGCAGCCTTGGCTGTTCCGTGATGCCTGA
- the leuC gene encoding 3-isopropylmalate dehydratase large subunit → MAGKTLYDKLWEAHEVKRRDDGSSLIYIDRHIIHEVTSPQAFEGLRLANRKPWRIDTNIATPDHNVPTTPERKGGIEAIVDQVSRLQVQTLDENCDEYGITEFKMNDERQGIVHVISPEQGATLPGMTVVCGDSHTSTHGAFGALAHGIGTSEVEHVLATQCLVAKKMKNMLVRVEGQLPAGVTAKDIVLAVIGKIGTAGGNGHAMEFAGSAIRELSMEGRMTICNMSIEAGARVGLVATDAITVAYVEGRPYAPKGQQWEQAVESWKDLVSDDDAVFDTVVELDAAQIKPQVSWGTSPEMVLAVDQRVPDPAAEADLVKRGSIERALKYMGLTANQAITDIQLDRVFIGSCTNSRIEDLRAAAEIAKGRKVAATVKQAIVVPGSGLVKAQAEREGLDKIFVEAGFEWREPGCSMCLAMNPDRLESGEHCASTSNRNFEGRQGAGGRTHLVSPAMAAAAAVTGHFIDVRELIQGSAA, encoded by the coding sequence GTCGCCCCAGGCCTTCGAAGGCCTGCGCCTGGCCAACCGCAAACCGTGGCGCATCGACACCAACATCGCCACCCCCGATCACAACGTGCCGACCACGCCAGAGCGCAAGGGCGGGATCGAGGCCATCGTCGACCAGGTGTCGCGCCTGCAGGTGCAGACCCTCGACGAGAACTGTGACGAATACGGCATCACCGAATTCAAGATGAATGACGAGCGCCAGGGCATCGTTCACGTCATCAGCCCGGAGCAAGGTGCCACCTTGCCCGGCATGACCGTGGTCTGCGGTGACTCGCACACCTCCACCCACGGCGCCTTTGGTGCCTTGGCCCATGGCATCGGCACCTCCGAGGTCGAGCACGTGCTCGCCACCCAGTGCCTGGTCGCCAAGAAGATGAAGAACATGCTGGTGCGTGTGGAAGGCCAATTGCCGGCCGGCGTAACCGCCAAAGACATCGTGCTGGCCGTGATCGGCAAGATTGGCACCGCCGGCGGCAACGGCCACGCCATGGAATTTGCGGGCAGCGCCATTCGCGAATTGTCGATGGAAGGCCGCATGACCATCTGCAACATGTCCATCGAGGCCGGCGCCCGTGTGGGCCTGGTGGCCACCGACGCCATCACCGTTGCTTACGTTGAAGGCCGCCCGTACGCGCCGAAGGGGCAGCAGTGGGAACAAGCGGTCGAGTCGTGGAAAGACCTTGTGTCGGATGACGACGCTGTATTCGATACCGTGGTCGAGCTGGACGCTGCGCAGATCAAGCCGCAAGTCAGCTGGGGCACCTCGCCCGAGATGGTGTTGGCCGTCGACCAGCGCGTGCCAGACCCGGCTGCCGAGGCCGACCTGGTCAAGCGTGGTTCGATCGAGCGCGCCTTGAAGTACATGGGCCTGACCGCCAACCAGGCGATCACCGATATCCAGCTGGACCGGGTGTTCATCGGCTCGTGCACCAACTCGCGTATCGAAGACCTGCGCGCTGCAGCCGAAATCGCCAAGGGCCGCAAGGTAGCCGCTACCGTCAAGCAAGCCATCGTCGTGCCGGGTTCGGGCCTGGTCAAGGCCCAGGCCGAGCGCGAAGGCCTGGACAAGATCTTTGTCGAAGCCGGTTTCGAATGGCGTGAGCCAGGCTGCTCGATGTGCCTGGCGATGAACCCGGACCGCCTGGAGAGCGGCGAGCACTGCGCGTCTACCTCCAACCGCAACTTTGAAGGCCGTCAGGGCGCCGGTGGCCGTACCCACCTGGTCAGCCCGGCCATGGCTGCCGCTGCTGCGGTGACCGGCCACTTCATCGATGTCCGCGAGTTGATCCAAGGGAGCGCAGCATGA